The genomic window TGCTGGTTTCGTCGGGCGGTGCCTATGTGAACGGGCAGATGCTGCAGGTGAATGGCGGGGCACAGACCTGAGGAGTCCGCGCTGTTACGCCCTGATGTAGAAGGCCTCGATCTCGTTCCCCAACTCGGCCGTGCGCATGATCATGTCGGTCAGGTATTCGTGCAGCCCGGCCGAGAGGATCTCCTCGATCCGCCCGTAGCGCAGCCGGGCATGCAGCTCGCCCGCCATGCGGTGGCATTCGCCTCGCCGCCCCGCCTGGCCGGCCGCGATGCGGTCGAGCACCTCCAGCACGCGGCCATGGCAGGCGGTGAGGCTGCGCGGCAGCTCGGGCCGCAGGATGAGAAGTTCCGCGATCTTGGCCGGCTCCAGCCGGTCCTTGTAGACCCAGTGATAGGCCCGCAGCGCCGAGACCGATTGCAGGATGGCCTGCCACTGCGCGTATTCCACGGTCGCCTGCTGCGCGGGCGCCAGCAGATGGTGCTTCACGTCCAGCAACCGCGCCGTGTTGTCCGCACGCTCCAGCGCGGTGCCGAGCTGCACGAAGAGCCAGGGTTCGCCGC from Roseococcus microcysteis includes these protein-coding regions:
- a CDS encoding alpha-E domain-containing protein is translated as MLSRSADSLFWLGRYTERAANVARGLSVALRMAGLSAQLGAEGDEWRSLLIATGCEPAFFGKHEEASQENVVDFLVRDPDNPTGIISCFAAARHNARSVRTALTVDMWGALNDSWNTLRHAEFQGERLPGFLEWVRERVLLFNGAAHDTMLRGEPWLFVQLGTALERADNTARLLDVKHHLLAPAQQATVEYAQWQAILQSVSALRAYHWVYKDRLEPAKIAELLILRPELPRSLTACHGRVLEVLDRIAAGQAGRRGECHRMAGELHARLRYGRIEEILSAGLHEYLTDMIMRTAELGNEIEAFYIRA